In Streptomyces alboniger, the following are encoded in one genomic region:
- a CDS encoding amino acid ABC transporter permease: protein MSASVLFDAPGPKAKVRNRIYSVVGTAAVLGLFVWVVLRLNEKGEFEGALWDIFNYSGIRDNIFEALLATLKAFVFAGVLSLVFAVVLCVGRLSDHRPVRWASVIFIDLFRSIPLLITIFALWVGIVGDMTPFWALVVGLAIYNGCVQAEVLRAGVNAVPKGQREAAYALGLTKTQVTAGILFPQAVRSMLPTIISQLVVTLKDTSLGYLILYPELLYSARLIANNTPVNGTYPFVQTVTVVGAIYIGLCLALSSLATWIEKRGRRTKTGIAVAAAAEPAEAPGVLDAAAPEGPGRAEDGSKGPDDDPKGTVGKSN, encoded by the coding sequence ATGAGCGCCAGTGTCCTCTTCGACGCACCCGGCCCCAAGGCCAAGGTCCGCAACAGGATCTACTCGGTCGTCGGCACCGCGGCGGTGCTCGGCCTGTTCGTCTGGGTCGTCCTGCGGCTCAACGAGAAGGGCGAGTTCGAGGGTGCCCTGTGGGACATCTTCAACTACTCCGGCATCCGCGACAACATCTTCGAAGCGCTCCTGGCGACGCTGAAGGCCTTCGTGTTCGCCGGTGTCCTCTCACTGGTCTTCGCGGTCGTGCTGTGTGTCGGCAGGCTTTCCGACCACCGCCCGGTGCGCTGGGCCTCGGTGATCTTCATCGACCTCTTCCGGTCGATCCCGCTGCTGATCACGATCTTCGCCCTGTGGGTCGGCATCGTCGGCGACATGACGCCGTTCTGGGCGCTGGTCGTCGGCCTCGCGATCTACAACGGCTGCGTCCAGGCCGAGGTGCTGCGCGCGGGCGTCAACGCCGTACCGAAGGGACAGCGGGAGGCCGCCTACGCCCTGGGCCTGACCAAGACCCAGGTGACGGCCGGCATCCTGTTCCCGCAGGCCGTGCGCTCCATGCTGCCGACGATCATCAGCCAGCTCGTGGTGACCCTCAAGGACACCTCGCTCGGCTATCTGATCCTCTACCCCGAACTGCTGTACTCGGCACGGCTCATCGCCAACAACACCCCGGTGAACGGCACCTACCCGTTCGTCCAGACGGTCACCGTCGTCGGTGCCATCTACATCGGGCTCTGCCTGGCGCTCTCCTCGCTCGCCACCTGGATCGAGAAGCGCGGGCGCCGCACCAAGACGGGCATCGCGGTGGCTGCCGCGGCGGAACCCGCCGAGGCTCCGGGCGTGCTGGACGCCGCCGCGCCCGAGGGGCCCGGCCGAGCGGAGGACGGCTCGAAGGGTCCTGACGACGACCCCAAGGGCACGGTTGGAAAGTCCAACTGA
- the recX gene encoding recombination regulator RecX: protein MTRRTDWADHTASESRPGAAGRGHGGGADQDGVDQEHGRGSWEDGRGSWAGDGTGSRGGDGSREDGTGRSGGRRRRRGGFGDHQDGGTPSSSRAEKGEPPTGDPAERARAICLRLLTGTARTRKQLADALRKREIPDDVAEEVLSRFEEVGLIDDSAFADAWVESRHHGRGLARRALARELRTKGVESTLIDEAVGQLDSEQEEATARELVARKLRSTRGLDRDKRLRRLAGMLARKGYGEGMALRVVRQALEEEGEDTEDLGYETF from the coding sequence GTGACGCGACGAACCGACTGGGCGGACCACACCGCCTCCGAAAGCCGCCCCGGCGCCGCGGGGCGGGGCCACGGGGGCGGTGCGGATCAGGACGGCGTCGACCAGGAGCACGGCCGTGGTTCCTGGGAGGACGGCCGCGGTTCCTGGGCGGGCGACGGGACCGGCTCGCGGGGCGGTGACGGCTCCCGGGAGGACGGCACCGGCCGGAGCGGCGGGCGCCGACGGCGGCGCGGCGGCTTCGGCGACCACCAGGACGGCGGCACCCCTTCCTCGTCGAGGGCCGAGAAGGGGGAGCCGCCGACGGGGGATCCGGCTGAGCGGGCGCGGGCGATCTGTCTGCGCCTGCTCACCGGTACCGCGCGTACGCGCAAGCAGCTCGCCGACGCGCTGCGCAAGCGGGAGATCCCCGACGACGTGGCGGAGGAAGTCCTCTCCCGCTTCGAAGAGGTCGGGCTGATCGATGACAGCGCCTTCGCGGACGCCTGGGTGGAGTCGCGGCACCACGGTCGGGGCCTTGCCCGGCGCGCGCTCGCCAGGGAGCTGCGTACCAAGGGCGTGGAGTCCACGCTGATCGACGAAGCCGTGGGGCAGCTCGACTCGGAGCAGGAGGAGGCGACCGCCCGCGAGCTGGTCGCCCGCAAGCTCCGCTCCACGCGCGGCCTCGATCGGGACAAGAGGCTGCGCCGCCTCGCGGGCATGCTCGCCCGCAAGGGTTACGGGGAGGGCATGGCGCTCAGAGTGGTCCGGCAGGCCCTGGAGGAAGAGGGCGAGGACACGGAGGACTTGGGATACGAGACGTTCTGA
- a CDS encoding glutamate ABC transporter substrate-binding protein — MKLRKSVALAAAVAALSLTATACGGKEGSAGDKPKGPDGKDTKALSYTVKKDASVDSPVFKDAKKRGKLVIGAKADQPYLGFQDQSTKEYSGFDIEIAKMIAADLGFSAKQIEWKTVDSGARETTVSKGDVDLMIGTYTINDERKKQIDFAGPYYHAGASLLVRKDEKDIKGPETVRGKKVCSIVGSTPLQNIKKPKYGAKVTELSKYSECVAQMLNNQVDAVTTDDAILMGYAAQNPGKLKVVGKPFSAEPYGVGLKKGDKALQKAVADAIKAHQENGDYKKAFEATIGKSGSEYKNPPAFTDPK; from the coding sequence ATGAAGCTCCGCAAGTCCGTCGCCCTCGCGGCGGCCGTCGCCGCGCTCTCGCTGACCGCCACCGCCTGCGGCGGCAAGGAGGGCTCCGCCGGCGACAAGCCGAAGGGCCCGGACGGCAAGGACACCAAGGCCCTCAGCTACACGGTCAAGAAGGACGCCTCGGTCGACTCGCCCGTCTTCAAGGACGCCAAGAAGCGCGGCAAGCTGGTCATCGGCGCCAAGGCCGACCAGCCGTACCTGGGCTTCCAGGACCAGTCGACCAAGGAGTACTCCGGCTTCGACATCGAGATCGCCAAGATGATCGCGGCCGACCTCGGCTTCTCGGCCAAGCAGATCGAGTGGAAGACGGTCGACTCCGGAGCCCGTGAGACCACGGTCTCCAAGGGCGATGTCGACCTGATGATCGGCACGTACACGATCAACGACGAGCGCAAGAAGCAGATCGACTTCGCCGGCCCGTACTACCACGCCGGTGCCTCCCTGCTGGTCCGCAAGGACGAGAAGGACATCAAGGGCCCGGAGACGGTCCGCGGCAAGAAGGTCTGCTCCATCGTCGGCTCCACGCCGTTGCAGAACATCAAGAAGCCGAAGTACGGCGCCAAGGTGACCGAGCTGTCCAAGTACTCCGAGTGCGTGGCGCAGATGCTCAACAACCAGGTCGACGCCGTCACCACCGACGACGCCATCCTGATGGGCTACGCGGCGCAGAACCCGGGCAAGCTGAAGGTCGTCGGCAAGCCCTTCTCGGCCGAGCCCTACGGCGTCGGTCTGAAGAAGGGCGACAAGGCACTTCAGAAGGCCGTCGCGGACGCCATCAAGGCGCACCAGGAGAACGGCGACTACAAGAAGGCGTTCGAGGCCACCATCGGTAAGTCCGGCTCCGAGTACAAGAACCCGCCGGCGTTCACCGACCCCAAGTAG
- a CDS encoding cysteine dioxygenase, which produces MSVSAPPSTAPATASSAAPTAAELLDFVRRSAADRELIASLPLDPEGRTWVRLAGPGGSEAWLIGWPPGSGTGWHDHAESIGAFLTAAGTLRENSLAVRLPTDGWKTLELSEDVDRERELTRGEGRAFGRNHVHEVLNESTAEHAISVHAYYPPLPRIRRYSRTGEVLRLESVERPEDWQ; this is translated from the coding sequence GTGTCTGTTTCCGCCCCTCCCTCCACCGCGCCCGCGACCGCGTCCTCGGCTGCCCCGACCGCCGCCGAACTCCTCGACTTCGTCCGCCGCAGCGCCGCCGACCGCGAACTCATCGCCTCGCTGCCGCTCGACCCCGAGGGCCGCACCTGGGTGCGCCTGGCGGGGCCCGGCGGCAGCGAGGCCTGGCTGATCGGCTGGCCGCCCGGCAGCGGCACCGGCTGGCACGACCACGCCGAGTCGATCGGCGCCTTCCTCACCGCGGCCGGCACCCTCAGGGAGAACTCGCTCGCCGTGCGCCTGCCCACCGACGGCTGGAAGACCCTGGAACTCTCCGAGGACGTCGACCGCGAGCGGGAGCTGACGCGAGGCGAGGGCCGCGCCTTCGGCCGCAACCATGTGCACGAGGTGCTGAACGAGTCGACGGCCGAGCATGCCATCTCCGTACACGCCTACTACCCGCCGCTCCCCCGGATCCGCCGCTACAGCCGCACCGGGGAGGTGCTCCGCCTGGAGTCCGTGGAGCGCCCGGAGGACTGGCAGTGA
- the recA gene encoding recombinase RecA, whose translation MAGTDREKALDAALAQIERQFGKGAVMRMGERPNEPIEVIPTGSTALDVALGVGGIPRGRVVEVYGPESSGKTTLTLHAVANAQRAGGAVAFVDAEHALDPEYAKKLGVDIDNLILSQPDNGEQALEIVDMLVRSGALDLIVIDSVAALVPRAEIEGEMGDSHVGLQARLMSQALRKITSALNQSKTTAIFINQLREKIGVMFGSPETTTGGRALKFYASVRMDIRRIETLKDGTDAVGNRTRVKVVKNKVAPPFKQAEFDILYGQGISREGGLIDMGVEHGFVRKAGAWYTYEGDQLGQGKENARNFLKDNPDLANEIERKIKEKLGVGVKPEAPVAEPGTDAAGAAAPAEDTAKTVPAPAAKAAKSKTAAAKS comes from the coding sequence GGCGCAGTGATGCGCATGGGCGAGCGGCCGAATGAGCCCATCGAGGTCATCCCCACCGGGTCGACCGCGCTCGACGTCGCGCTCGGCGTCGGCGGCATCCCCCGCGGCCGTGTGGTGGAGGTGTACGGACCGGAGTCCTCCGGTAAGACGACCCTCACGCTGCACGCCGTGGCCAACGCCCAGCGGGCGGGCGGCGCGGTGGCCTTCGTGGACGCCGAGCACGCCCTCGACCCCGAGTACGCGAAGAAGCTCGGCGTCGACATCGACAACCTCATCCTGTCCCAGCCGGACAACGGCGAGCAGGCTCTCGAGATCGTCGACATGCTGGTCCGCTCCGGCGCCCTCGACCTCATCGTCATCGACTCCGTCGCCGCCCTGGTGCCGCGCGCGGAGATCGAGGGCGAGATGGGCGACTCGCACGTGGGTCTTCAGGCCCGCCTGATGAGCCAGGCGCTCCGGAAGATCACCAGCGCGCTCAACCAGTCCAAGACCACAGCGATCTTCATCAACCAGCTCCGCGAGAAGATCGGCGTCATGTTCGGCTCCCCGGAGACCACGACCGGTGGCCGGGCACTGAAGTTCTACGCCTCGGTGCGCATGGACATCCGCCGCATCGAGACCCTGAAGGACGGCACGGACGCGGTGGGCAACCGCACCCGCGTCAAGGTCGTCAAGAACAAGGTCGCGCCGCCCTTCAAGCAGGCCGAGTTCGACATCCTCTACGGCCAGGGCATCAGCCGCGAGGGCGGCCTGATCGACATGGGCGTCGAGCACGGCTTCGTCCGCAAGGCGGGCGCCTGGTACACGTACGAGGGCGACCAGCTCGGCCAGGGCAAGGAGAACGCCCGGAACTTCCTGAAGGACAACCCCGACCTCGCCAACGAGATCGAGAGGAAGATCAAGGAGAAGCTGGGCGTCGGTGTGAAGCCCGAGGCCCCGGTCGCCGAGCCGGGAACGGACGCGGCGGGCGCGGCCGCCCCGGCCGAGGACACCGCCAAGACGGTTCCCGCGCCGGCTGCCAAGGCCGCCAAGTCCAAGACCGCGGCGGCCAAGAGCTAG
- a CDS encoding putative leader peptide, producing the protein MNPARPHTEPELTALPLHGLLRIVTDTDVRLWRRVHMDLVRYAGCVCHPSY; encoded by the coding sequence GTGAACCCCGCACGACCGCATACTGAGCCGGAGTTGACCGCCCTCCCCCTCCATGGTCTACTCCGGATCGTGACCGACACCGATGTGCGCCTGTGGCGGAGGGTCCACATGGACCTCGTCCGCTACGCAGGCTGCGTGTGTCACCCGTCCTACTGA
- a CDS encoding FtsX-like permease family protein, which yields MMLRYALQTVRDRKGGFLGAFLALMCAAALITACGTLMETGLRGTIKTERYAATPVIVSADQNVHQTTVKRKKGKTKVKHKAKPIAERAWLSADDIEGRLKKAPGVGAIVPELTFLAQPLLPSTAKSDGRPAYGHAWTSAALTPFRLVDGRAPSAAGDLVIDRDLADRAELRPGDRLTVQSTQSPRSYRVTGIAAPANRTSADGALAHQTSLFFSSEEAERLAAHPGKVSAFGVVPDRGTDVADLKQAVAHALDGTTAQVSTGDGRGPVEFLDAAGDRVKLISMGGAMGGTSLLVAILVVVGTFALSVQQRHRELALLRAVAATPKQIRRLLGREALLVGAAAGVIGSLAGIPLGAWLHGRFVEAGAISATLERAVSVFPPFVAIGATLLGAWAAARIAGRRIVRIRPAEALAEARVERARPAWSRVIAGLVLLAGGIVLVAVLSMLRTEAASTPVTYLAVVVFACAIALLGPFVVRAAAALLTGPLRLTGSPGKLAHANLRGNAARMAAAVTPLALLTGMTCTVLFMQPTLGDAARTQARDGIRANWVLAAQGPGVPAQAARTARRAEGVEAATEVVRTTVRVGLDKYPAQGVTPEGLTRTWDPDVTSGTLKGFGKDSVAVSERAADQLGLKPGDTLKLTLGDGTKAELAVRAVYARGLGFGDLTMAHGLVARHVDNPLATMVLVKSNLKSDLADDRTREQLTAAVAKFPGVRVLDPAALDGLEADRQQANAEVNYLAMGLVLAFTAIAVVNTLAMSVSERIREFAMLRLAGATRRQVLRMLRIEALSVLLIGAGLGSGVALAVLTAFSVGITGSAAPAVTPLVYVSVVAVAGLLALVATALPGRAALRPLPVAVATAKE from the coding sequence ATGATGCTGCGCTACGCACTACAGACGGTCCGGGACCGCAAAGGCGGGTTCCTGGGCGCCTTCCTCGCGCTGATGTGCGCCGCCGCACTCATCACGGCCTGCGGCACCCTCATGGAGACGGGCCTGCGCGGCACGATCAAGACCGAGCGATACGCCGCCACGCCCGTGATCGTCTCCGCCGACCAGAACGTCCACCAGACCACGGTCAAGCGCAAGAAGGGCAAGACGAAGGTCAAGCACAAGGCGAAACCGATCGCCGAGCGGGCCTGGCTGTCGGCCGACGACATCGAGGGCAGGCTCAAGAAGGCCCCGGGCGTCGGCGCGATCGTGCCCGAACTGACTTTCCTCGCCCAGCCGTTGCTGCCATCCACCGCCAAGTCCGACGGCAGACCCGCGTACGGGCATGCCTGGACTTCGGCCGCCCTCACCCCTTTCCGCCTCGTCGACGGCAGAGCCCCGAGCGCGGCCGGTGATCTCGTCATCGACCGTGACCTCGCCGACCGCGCCGAGCTGAGGCCCGGCGACCGGCTCACCGTTCAGTCGACGCAGAGCCCGCGCAGCTACCGCGTCACCGGCATCGCCGCCCCGGCGAACAGGACTTCCGCCGACGGTGCCCTCGCCCACCAGACCTCGCTCTTCTTCTCCTCCGAGGAGGCCGAGCGGCTCGCCGCGCACCCCGGAAAGGTCAGTGCCTTCGGCGTCGTACCGGACCGGGGCACCGATGTCGCCGACCTCAAGCAGGCCGTAGCGCACGCCCTCGACGGCACGACAGCGCAGGTCAGCACGGGCGACGGCCGCGGCCCCGTCGAGTTCCTGGACGCCGCGGGCGACCGCGTCAAGCTCATCAGCATGGGCGGCGCCATGGGCGGCACCTCCCTGCTCGTCGCCATCCTCGTGGTCGTCGGCACGTTCGCGCTCTCCGTGCAGCAGCGCCACCGCGAACTCGCCCTGCTGCGCGCCGTCGCCGCGACACCGAAGCAGATCCGCAGGCTGCTCGGACGCGAAGCGCTGCTCGTCGGCGCCGCAGCGGGCGTCATCGGCTCGCTCGCCGGAATCCCGCTCGGCGCCTGGCTGCACGGCCGGTTCGTGGAGGCGGGAGCGATCTCCGCCACCCTCGAACGCGCCGTCAGTGTCTTCCCGCCCTTCGTCGCCATCGGCGCGACCCTGCTCGGTGCCTGGGCCGCCGCCCGCATCGCCGGCCGCCGGATCGTCCGTATCCGCCCCGCCGAGGCCCTTGCCGAGGCCCGGGTCGAGCGGGCCAGGCCCGCCTGGAGCCGCGTCATCGCCGGTCTCGTCCTCCTCGCGGGCGGCATCGTCCTGGTCGCCGTGCTGAGCATGCTGCGCACCGAGGCCGCGTCGACCCCCGTGACGTATCTGGCCGTTGTGGTCTTCGCCTGCGCCATCGCGCTCCTCGGGCCGTTCGTCGTCCGAGCCGCGGCCGCACTGCTGACCGGCCCCCTCCGGCTGACCGGATCGCCCGGCAAGCTCGCCCACGCCAACCTGCGCGGCAACGCTGCCCGGATGGCCGCCGCCGTCACCCCCCTCGCCCTCCTCACCGGCATGACCTGCACCGTCCTCTTCATGCAGCCCACCCTCGGCGACGCGGCCCGCACCCAGGCCCGCGACGGCATCCGCGCGAACTGGGTGCTCGCCGCTCAGGGCCCGGGCGTCCCGGCGCAGGCCGCGCGGACCGCTCGTAGGGCCGAAGGTGTCGAGGCCGCCACCGAGGTCGTCCGCACCACCGTGCGTGTCGGACTCGACAAGTACCCGGCGCAGGGCGTCACTCCGGAAGGTCTCACCCGCACCTGGGACCCGGATGTCACCTCCGGAACCCTGAAGGGCTTCGGCAAGGACAGCGTCGCCGTCAGCGAACGGGCAGCCGACCAGCTCGGCCTGAAGCCGGGCGACACGCTCAAACTCACCCTCGGAGACGGCACGAAGGCCGAACTCGCCGTGCGTGCCGTGTATGCCCGCGGGCTCGGGTTCGGCGATCTGACCATGGCGCACGGCCTGGTCGCCCGCCACGTCGACAACCCGCTCGCCACCATGGTCCTCGTCAAGAGCAACCTCAAGAGCGACCTCGCCGACGACCGTACGCGGGAACAACTCACGGCAGCCGTCGCGAAGTTCCCGGGCGTGAGGGTTCTGGACCCGGCCGCCCTCGACGGGCTCGAAGCCGACCGTCAGCAGGCCAACGCTGAGGTGAACTACCTCGCCATGGGCCTCGTCCTGGCCTTCACCGCCATCGCGGTCGTCAACACCCTCGCGATGTCCGTGTCGGAGCGCATCCGGGAGTTCGCGATGCTCCGGCTCGCGGGCGCCACACGCCGACAGGTGCTGCGTATGCTGCGCATCGAGGCGCTGTCGGTCCTGCTCATCGGCGCGGGGCTCGGCAGCGGGGTGGCGCTCGCCGTCCTGACCGCCTTCAGCGTCGGCATCACGGGCAGCGCGGCACCGGCGGTCACTCCACTGGTGTACGTCTCCGTGGTCGCCGTCGCCGGACTGCTCGCCCTGGTGGCGACAGCGCTACCGGGCCGCGCCGCCCTGAGGCCACTCCCGGTCGCCGTGGCGACGGCAAAGGAGTAG
- a CDS encoding amino acid ABC transporter permease, giving the protein MNVLTDNLSLFREGFIGTVELTVVSGIIAMVLGVIIAAFRVSPVPPLRVFGTLWVNILRNTPLTLLFLVAFFILPKILFPDVDSFVLGVVALGFYTSSFIAEALRSGINTVPMGQAEAARAIGMSFTQVMRVVVLPQATRAVIAPMGSIFIALTKNSAIAGGFDNVDLFNVTKTLSNDGYDITMIFIWVTVAYLIITYAINGAFRLLEHRMEVAR; this is encoded by the coding sequence ATGAACGTACTGACCGACAACCTGTCGCTGTTCCGCGAGGGGTTCATCGGCACCGTGGAGCTGACCGTGGTCAGCGGGATCATCGCCATGGTGCTCGGCGTGATCATCGCCGCTTTCCGGGTCTCACCGGTGCCACCGCTGCGCGTTTTCGGCACCCTCTGGGTGAACATCCTCCGGAACACCCCGCTGACCCTGCTGTTCCTGGTGGCCTTCTTCATCCTGCCGAAGATCCTGTTCCCGGACGTGGACTCCTTCGTGCTCGGCGTCGTGGCACTGGGGTTCTACACCTCGTCCTTCATAGCCGAGGCCCTGCGGTCCGGCATCAACACCGTGCCGATGGGCCAGGCCGAGGCCGCCCGTGCGATCGGCATGAGCTTCACGCAGGTCATGCGGGTCGTGGTGCTGCCCCAGGCCACGCGCGCGGTGATCGCCCCGATGGGCTCGATCTTCATCGCGCTGACGAAGAACTCCGCGATCGCGGGCGGCTTCGACAACGTCGACCTGTTCAACGTCACCAAGACCCTCAGCAACGACGGCTACGACATCACCATGATCTTCATCTGGGTCACGGTCGCGTACCTGATCATCACGTACGCCATCAATGGCGCCTTCCGGCTGCTGGAGCACCGCATGGAGGTCGCCCGATGA
- a CDS encoding FAD-dependent monooxygenase — protein sequence MDPVIVVGAGPVGLALALALARHSVPTIVLDEGPGKEEPRLARTAVLREDTAAFVERLAGHSFGDLESGARWTSWRSLRRKQVMRELSFGDEAPAPLHLPQHVLTGALREAIAGERLVKVATESKVDSLEQDASGLTAHTRGPKGTWWRGSYLVGCDGSRSTVRKLLDIRFPGRTAVERHAVAALRTELPWPGEALLHRMPPWRGGAAEVTGRPLAGGVWRLDWLLPPRGELVTPDALVLRIRETLAGWCGGPTPPYELLDTGVHTVHHRLARRWRVGRAFLAGDAAHLLGALGTQGLDEGLRDADNLAWKLALAWHHGHRDPLLDSYQAERRAGVAARLRAADQSLPVLRGGKGLRSYVPGSARGHDALLTDGHVGRGPLGMPSSYAQSPLAPAPSESETAVGTEVGAPVADVRVTAPDGSFVQLRERLGLGHLLVVLVAPGTVVWERRHWVTAGIMPRLAAAVTALPHPAELLVAESYPGAPAHSVLLIRPDGHLVTALSGVRPAELYAAAEAAVGGAAAPGSGRGGDDTEQGEHAVRAGGAGSAAGVRAARPSK from the coding sequence GTGGACCCGGTGATCGTCGTCGGCGCGGGCCCCGTCGGCCTCGCGCTGGCCCTCGCGCTGGCCCGTCACTCGGTGCCGACGATCGTCCTCGACGAAGGGCCGGGCAAGGAAGAGCCGCGCCTCGCTCGGACGGCCGTGCTCCGCGAGGACACCGCTGCCTTCGTGGAACGGCTCGCGGGTCACTCGTTCGGTGACCTGGAGTCGGGAGCCCGCTGGACCAGTTGGCGGTCCCTGCGGCGCAAGCAGGTGATGCGAGAGCTGTCCTTCGGCGACGAGGCCCCCGCCCCGCTGCATCTGCCGCAGCACGTACTGACCGGCGCGCTGCGCGAGGCCATCGCCGGCGAGCGGCTCGTCAAGGTCGCGACGGAGAGCAAGGTCGACTCCCTGGAGCAGGACGCCTCCGGACTGACCGCCCACACGCGCGGGCCGAAGGGCACGTGGTGGCGTGGCAGTTATCTGGTGGGCTGCGACGGGTCCCGCTCGACGGTCCGCAAACTGCTCGACATCCGCTTCCCGGGGCGTACGGCCGTCGAGCGACACGCCGTGGCCGCGCTGCGCACGGAACTTCCCTGGCCGGGCGAAGCGTTGTTGCACCGGATGCCTCCGTGGCGCGGCGGGGCAGCCGAGGTGACGGGCCGCCCGCTGGCCGGCGGGGTGTGGCGCCTCGACTGGCTCCTTCCGCCGCGCGGCGAGCTGGTGACGCCCGACGCCCTCGTCCTGCGGATCCGGGAGACCCTCGCGGGCTGGTGCGGGGGCCCCACACCGCCGTACGAACTGCTCGACACGGGCGTGCACACCGTCCACCACCGCCTCGCCCGCCGGTGGCGGGTCGGCCGCGCCTTCCTCGCCGGGGACGCCGCGCATCTGCTCGGCGCGCTCGGCACTCAGGGGCTCGACGAGGGGCTGCGGGACGCCGACAACCTCGCGTGGAAGCTGGCGCTCGCCTGGCACCACGGCCACCGCGACCCGCTGCTCGACAGCTACCAGGCCGAGCGGCGGGCCGGGGTGGCCGCGCGCCTTCGCGCCGCCGACCAGTCGCTTCCGGTGCTGCGCGGCGGCAAGGGCCTGCGCTCCTACGTGCCGGGGAGCGCGCGCGGCCACGACGCGCTGCTCACGGACGGCCATGTGGGGCGCGGGCCGCTCGGCATGCCCTCGTCCTACGCGCAGTCCCCTCTCGCGCCCGCGCCGTCCGAGTCCGAGACGGCGGTGGGTACGGAGGTGGGCGCGCCGGTCGCCGACGTACGGGTGACCGCTCCCGACGGGTCCTTCGTGCAGCTGCGCGAGCGGCTCGGGCTCGGTCATCTCCTCGTCGTCCTGGTCGCGCCGGGCACCGTGGTGTGGGAGCGGCGGCACTGGGTGACGGCCGGGATCATGCCGCGCCTCGCCGCCGCGGTCACCGCCTTGCCGCACCCCGCCGAGCTGCTCGTCGCGGAGAGCTACCCCGGGGCCCCCGCGCACTCCGTCCTGCTCATCCGCCCCGACGGTCACTTGGTCACCGCCCTCTCCGGGGTGCGCCCGGCCGAGCTGTACGCGGCGGCCGAGGCGGCGGTGGGGGGCGCGGCGGCCCCGGGGAGCGGGCGCGGGGGCGACGACACCGAGCAAGGTGAGCATGCGGTTCGGGCGGGCGGGGCGGGGAGTGCCGCGGGGGTGCGGGCGGCGCGGCCTTCGAAGTGA
- a CDS encoding rhodanese-like domain-containing protein: MSEQPIGIDELLERVRLGLDRVTPQEAYDASEAGGLLVDIRYAALRERDGLIPGSLVVERNELEWRLDPQGSHRAPEATSHDLRVVVICNEGYASSLAAASLRQLGLRHATDLVGGFQAWRAAGLPVVV, encoded by the coding sequence GTGAGCGAACAGCCGATAGGCATCGACGAGCTGCTGGAGCGCGTACGGCTCGGCCTCGACCGGGTCACTCCCCAGGAGGCGTACGACGCCTCCGAGGCCGGCGGCCTCCTGGTCGACATCCGGTACGCGGCACTGCGGGAGCGCGACGGACTGATCCCCGGATCCCTCGTCGTGGAACGCAACGAACTGGAGTGGCGCCTCGACCCCCAGGGCAGCCATCGCGCCCCGGAGGCCACCAGTCATGACTTGCGTGTCGTCGTGATCTGCAACGAGGGGTACGCCTCCAGCCTCGCGGCCGCCTCCTTGCGGCAGTTGGGGCTGCGCCACGCGACCGACCTGGTCGGCGGTTTCCAGGCGTGGCGTGCGGCAGGGCTTCCGGTCGTGGTGTGA
- a CDS encoding ArsR/SmtB family transcription factor: MTKRPGATGAAHTDDSASGTASSTAPGSALRQGSHPPPEELTDLRLLKALAQPRRQQVLQHLTLHGPATSSTLARALGLNTGATSYHLRELARYGFVEETPGSGHGRERWWRAVPGDRRFPPRSRQSPATRRVMDELNHLSYAADLDLFEQLQREADAGLGEWADAFPYSRGTIRLTLPELREFFEEYIALLNRYKRPAADTPAGARTVLTRLLAFPAPTAQPAPAAPASPSQNRKETELS; this comes from the coding sequence ATGACAAAGAGACCCGGCGCCACGGGCGCGGCGCACACCGACGACTCCGCATCCGGTACGGCATCCAGTACGGCTCCGGGCTCGGCCTTACGGCAGGGCTCGCACCCGCCCCCCGAAGAGCTGACCGATCTCCGCCTGCTCAAGGCGCTCGCGCAGCCGCGGCGGCAGCAGGTGTTGCAGCACCTCACCCTGCACGGCCCGGCCACCTCGTCGACGCTTGCCCGGGCGCTCGGCCTCAATACCGGGGCGACCAGTTACCACCTGCGCGAGCTCGCCCGCTACGGCTTCGTCGAGGAGACGCCGGGCTCCGGGCACGGGCGTGAGCGCTGGTGGCGGGCCGTCCCCGGTGACCGGCGCTTTCCGCCGCGCAGTCGGCAGAGCCCCGCGACGCGGCGCGTCATGGACGAGCTCAATCACCTCTCGTACGCCGCCGACCTCGACCTCTTCGAGCAGTTGCAGCGGGAGGCCGATGCCGGACTCGGCGAGTGGGCCGACGCGTTCCCCTACTCGCGCGGCACGATCCGGCTGACCCTCCCTGAACTCCGTGAGTTCTTCGAGGAGTACATCGCGCTGCTCAACCGCTACAAGCGGCCCGCCGCCGACACCCCGGCCGGGGCCCGCACCGTGCTCACCCGTCTCCTGGCCTTCCCCGCGCCCACTGCGCAACCGGCGCCCGCCGCTCCCGCCTCCCCCTCCCAGAACCGGAAAGAGACCGAGCTTTCATGA